The stretch of DNA CCGTCGACGACGACCCCGTGGACGTTCCGGGGGAGTTCGACGAGCTGGCCTGAGCCGGGCTCGATGATCTCTGCGCGGAGCAGCCGCAGAGGTGCCGGAGCACAGCCCCGGAAACTCGCCGGAAAAATAGTTTGCGCCCCACAGGTGGAGCGCAATAGCCTGCCGGAGCGGTCAAGGGGACGAGATCGCGAGCTGTCCGGGGTCACACCCGGCGCGGCTCTCTCCTGCGCACCACCAGCTTCATCAGCTCGTACCGCGCGATCCGCTCCACCTGCACGACCAGCACGACCTGACCAAACATCCGAACATCGGAGCCCGGGGGACTGGGTACCGCGAGCGCCGAGAGGAGGCGAAGACAGTGGAAACCACGAAGACGATCACCAAACTGACTGGCCAGACCGTTATCGCCCTGCCCTCGTGCGCCGCTGCCTCCTTCGGCAGCACCGCGTCGTTCGGCAGCACCGGCTCCTTCGCCGGCACCGCGCTCTCGCGTGGCGCCGTCGTCCTCGCCGGCAATGGTCTGGGTCTCGACGCCACCGGTCTCACCCTCACTGTCAGTGGTCTTGGCAATGCTGGTGCAACCTTCGTCGGGGCTGGTCTGTCCATTGACTGGGCCACGTTCGTCGGCGGCGAAGCGCTGCGCAGCGAGCGAGGAATCCCGGCACCGAAGGCAGTGGTGGCAGCCGCCAAGCATGGCGTCTATGCCCAGGTCATCGGTGCCGAGAAGCCCCAGCAGCAGGATGAGAAGCAGATCGACCAGGCCAAGGCCGCCCGTCCGGGCGCCATGGCCATCCGGATGCGGGCCTTCCGCGGGCCCCAACCCTGGAGAGAACGAACCTGAGTCAGCCTCAGGTCGGCGCCTCCAGGGCCGCGGAACCCGTACACCGGGATCCGCGGCCCTTCTGTTTTGTCCGGTACGTCAGACCCTGGCCCTTCGGGGCCTCCGACCCGGCCCACCAGCCGGCCGGTTCGGAACCACAGAGAAGAAGACGAGGAACACCAAGTGACCACGGTCATCACACCGCCACTCCCGTCCGTACCGACAGACACGATCACCAAGGCCGACCAGGCCGACCCTCCGGAGGTATCCCTGATGCAGCTCACCGCGATCGACGACGCCGAGGCGCTCGGTCTCCCCATCCCCTGCCGCGCCTTCGACCCCGAGGTCTTCTTCGCCGAGACCCCGGCCGACGTCGAGTACGCCAAGTCCCTCTGCGGCACCTGCCCGGTCAAGGACGCCTGCCTCACCGGTGCCCTCGAGCGCCGCGAGCCGTGGGGCGTCTGGGGCGGCGAGCTCTTCGTCCAGGGTGTCGTCGTCGCCCGGAAGCGTCCCCGTGGCCGTCCGCGCAAGACCGAGGTCGCGGCGTGAGCCCCGCAGCCACCGCAGTGGCCGTCCGCCGGGGTGAGCACGCCCCGCAGACCGAGGCCCTGCGCCGTTCCATCCGCCTCGCCGCCGCCAAGGCGGACGCGGCAAACTCCCGTCCATTCCCCCGCCCGTCACAGCAGGACCACCACATGAACCCCGTCGCCGACACCGCCCCCCGCCCCCTCGCCCAGGCCGGCGAACTCCAGCTCCCGAACAGGACCCTCGAGATGCATCTGCTCCACGAAAACCTGGCCCGTGCCCATATGCAAGAACGCCTCCAAGAGGCGGAGCACGAACGGGTCGGCGTCCGCGTCGCCCGGGCGGCCCGCCTGGTGCGGCGCGCCGAGCGCGCCTCGCTGCGGGCCCGCAAGGCCCTCGCCCTCGCGGTGATGTGAGGCCCTCGCCCGGAGGCGAGGTGACGAAGTCACCGTAGGTGCGCAGAACGCGAAGAAGGCCGCTCCCCAACCCCGGGGGAGCGGCCTTCGTGCTGTCTCCTAGCCCTTGGCGAAGCCGGGGAGCCACTCGGTGAGCTCCTCGTGCAGCCGCACGGTGGCGCCGAGCTGACAGAGCACGCCGATCGTGCTGAGCGTGACGCGGTGGATCAGCAGGTACGAGGGCGGCAGGTTGAGCTGCTTGCCGAGCTCGTACGCGGGGGAGCGCGGGTCGGCGATGCGCGCCGCCTGGGAGCGCATCCACTCCCGCGAGAAGGTGAACTCCTCGACCCTGGTCGGCTCGATGATCGGCCGCAGGTAGTCGAGCACCGCGTCCGGGTCCAGCGTGATGGTCGGGCGGACGAAGCCCTCCTGGCGGAGCATCCGGTAGACCGCGCCGGCGTCGCCGGCCAGGGCCAGCCGGAGCGAGACCCCGATCGGGGCGGGCAGCCCGCCCGGCAGCCGGTCGACGGTGCCGAAGTCCAGCACGCCCAGGCGCCAGCTCTCCACCGGGCCGTCCGTCTTGAGCAGGCGGAAGTTGCCCGGGTGCGGGTCGGCGTGCAGCAGCCCGGTGCGGCTCGGCCCGGCGAAGAGGAAGCGGGAGAGCAGCTGCCCGGCCCGGTCGCGCTCGGCCTGGCTGCCGCCGGCGATCACCTGGGAGAGCGGGGTGCCGTCCATCCACTCGGTGACCAGCACCGTGCCGGTCTGCGAGACCACGCCGGGCACCGCGATGTCGGCGTCCGCCGCGAACTCCTCGGCGTGGGCGGCCTGGGCCTTCGCCTCCAGCTCGTAGTCCAGCTCCTCCGAGACGCGCTCGCGCAGCTCGGCGATCAGCGGCTTGATGTCCATGCCGGGGATCAGCGGCCCCAACACCTTGGCCAGCCGGGCCAGCTGGGAGAGGTCGGAGAGCAGCGCGTCCCCCGCGCCCGGGTACTGGATCTTCACGGCCACCGCACGGCCGTCGTGCCAGACGGCCCGGTGCACCTGCCCGATGGAGGCGGCCGCCGCCGGGGTGTCCTCGAACTCGCGGAAGTTCTCCCGCCAATCCGGGCCCAACTGCTCGGTGAGCACCGTGTGCACGGTCTTGACCGGCATCGCCGGGGCCGAGTCCTGGAGCTTGGTCAGGGCGGCCCGGTAGGGCCCCGCGACCTCCTCCGGGAGGGCCGACTCGAAGACGGACATCGCCTGCCCGAACTTCATCGCCCCACCCTTCAACCGCCCGAGGGTGGAGAACAACTGCTCAGCCGTCTGCTGCTGCAACTCGGCGGCCACCACGTCGGCGGGGCGCCCGCCCAGCCGCTTCCCCAGCCCGATGGTCGCCCGCCCGGCGAAGCTCAGCGGCAGCGCGGCGAGCCGGGCCGTCCGGGAGACAGCCTTGCGGGGCATGTCAGACATGAGGCACTGCCTTGCGCGGACGAACGCTCACCCTGGCCTCCCTAGCGGATGGTGGTCTGTACGGCCATTGTGCCCGCTCGCCTCGCGAGCTCGGCAGAGTACGTCAACCCCGAAAGGGGCGCGGGGAACGGCGCGACCAGCCACGCACGGCCTGTCGGCCGATCGCACCGAGCCAGTTGCACTATCCAGGGGCGCGGGGAACGGCGCGCTGCGGTAGGCCGCAGGCCGTTCGTGGTCGGCCGCGCAGTTCCCCGCGCCCCCGGCATGCCGCCCCAGTAGTGCCGCCCCTGCGCTACCACTGGCAGCCGCACTCTGGGTGGGGGCGGAGCCGAAGACGCCGCGTCATTCCGTCGGCGGCGGAGATCTCGCACCAGCCGTCCACGCTCGGCGGGGGGACGCCGTCGAGGTGGAGGGTGACGTGGAGGGCGGCGAGGCCGGCCAGGGCGGTGGCGAGGGTGGTGTCGCAGGCGGGTGAGCGGGGGCCGCCCGGGGCGCCGGGGAGGAGCTGGGCGAGCAGGCGGGGCCAGCAGTCGTCCTCGTCGCGGCGGGTGAGCGTCGCGCAGCTGCCGCAGGCGGAGACGCCGGGCACCACCAGCGGGCCGACCACGCCGAGGTGCTCCAGGACGCCGACGTACAGGTGGGGGACGCCCGCCCGCATCAGCTGCTGGGATTCGGCGGCCAGGCCGGCGAAGGCCGCGCTGCCGTCGCGCGGGGCCAGCACCACCAGGGCGGGCGGGCCTTCGGGGCGCCGGCCACGTGCGGTCGGCGGGGCGCCGACGGCGCGGTGGACGGCCTCGCGGGCTGCGGTGGAGCGGAGCCGGCCGATCTCGCCGGGGGCGAGCCCGGCGGGGGAGCAGTCGGCCGCCGTCACCCGGCCCTGGTCGAGGAGGTCGACGGTGCCGACGCCGGCGGCGGCCAGGGCGGTGCCGATCGCCGCGCCGACCCGCCCGGCACCCCGGACCTCCACCCGCGCCCGGGCCCGGGCGGTGAGCACGGCGGCGGCCTCCCCGGGCTCGGGGTGCACCAGGGAGAGCGAGGCCAGATCGGGGGCGAGCAGCTCCTGGCGGGCCTTGGGGTGGTGGGCCAGGGCCTCGGTGGTGGCGGCGGTGTCGTCGAGCAGGCCGCCCTGCTCCAGCGAGCCGAGCAGCTCCTCGGCGAGCCCCTCCCCGAGCCCGAGCCGCTCGCCGGCGGCGAGCAGCGCGGGCCGCTCCCGGGTGCCGTCGAGCAGGTCGAGGAAGGCGGCCACCGGTCTGCTCACCTCGTCGACCACCCGGGCGTGCCGGCGGAGCGTGCCGAACTGCAGGGTGTCCTGGTCTCGCCAGACCCGGGACAGAGCGGGCTTGAGCGTCGGTCGCACGGTGACCTCCCACGGCAGGTGTCGTGGAGGAAGCATGCCGCAGACACCGCCCCTGACGTGCGGCTTCGTCCACAGGCTCGGTGTGATCAAAGGATCGTCGGTCTACCGACCCTGTGGACAACGGGGACCCGTCCGGACGGGGAAGTTCAGGCGGCGGGCAGTGAGAGTTCGGCCACGGCAGCGCCTTTCTGTCGGAGGGAGCGGGTAACGTCCTGTGACATGGCAGCCGAACCGGACTCCCATCGGTCGGCGTCGCGTCGGCGTGCCCGTGCAGCCTCCGGGTCAGGAGTCGTGACGCCGAGCAGTCGAGCGCGCTCCACCGAGCTACCACCGAGCACACCGTCGGGGCCGCCCGCCTCCGAGACCGGCCTGCCGCCGCTGGGGCCGGTGGAGGTGCGGCGCAGCACCCGGCGGAGCCGGACGGTGTCGGCCTACCGGGAGGGCGACCGGACGATCGTGCTGATCCCGGCCCGGATGTCACCGGCCGAGGAGCAGCGCTGGGTGGCCCAGATGCTCGACCGGCTGGCCGCCAAGGAGAGTCGGCGGGTGCTGGGGGACGATGCGCTGTCGGCCCGGGCCCGGGAGCTCTCCGCCACGTACCTCGGCGGCCGGGCCGCCCCGCTGCACGTGCGCTGGGTGACCAACCAGAACTCCCGCTGGGGCTCCTGCACCCCGAGCGAGGGCACCATCCGGCTCTCGCACCGCCTCCAGGGCATGCCCGAGTACGTGGTGGACTACGTGCTGCTGCACGAGCTGGCCCACCTGCTGGTGCCCGACCACGGGCCGGCCTTCTGGGCCCTGCTGGAGTCGTACCCGCGGACCGAGCGGGCCCGGGGCTACCTGGAGGGCGTGGCCTCGGCGGCCCGCCTGCCCCACGTCCCCGGGGCCCGCGAGGAGTGACCTCCTCGGGGGCCCGCGCACAGGACTAGGCGGTCAGCTTCTCCGCGAGGGCGACCAGCTCGCGCACCGAGACGTCGGTCAGCTCCGGCAGGCGGCCGTACTCGAACCAGCGCAGGTCCAGCGACTCCTCGCTGATCAGCTCCTCGGCACCGGCCGGGGCCAGCGCGAGGTACTGCACGTCGAGGTGGGTGTTCTCCGGCTGGTCCTTGCCGGTGCAGCGCACCTGGTGGCGGTCGAGCTTGACCGGCACCGGCTGCCCGTCGGGGCCGGTGTGCAGCCGCAGGCCCGCTATGCCGGACTCCTCGGTGGCCTCGCGCAGCGCGGCGGCCGCCAGCGACTCGTCGCCCGGCTCGCAGTGGCCGCCCATCTGGAGCCAGATGCCGACCTTGGGGTGCAGGGTGAGCAGCACCCGCCGGGCCGCCGGGTCGACCACCAGGGCACTGGCGGTGATGTGGGCGGGCAGGCAGGCGCGGAAGAGGCCCTCGGGCTCGGCGGCCAGGTGGGTCAGGTAGTCGGCCCGCAGGCCGGACTGGTCGCCGTCGTAGGCCGTCCAGGCCGTGAGGGCACGGACGGCGTCGCTGTGCAGGGTGGTGCTCATGCCTTGGGCTCGTCCTCGCCGTCGTTCTTGTCGTCCTTCGCAGCGTCGTCCTGCGCAGCATTGCCCTTCGCGGCGTCGTCCTTGGACGCGTCGTCCTTCGAAGACTCGCCCTTGCCGGCCGCGGCCTCGCCGAGCAGCTTGTCGAAGGCGTCGAAGTCGATCCCGCCCTCCAGCTCGCCGTCGGGCGAGCGGTGCACGAAGCCGTCCGGGTCGTCCAGGTCGGTGGCGGTGGGCAGCATGTCGGGGTGCTCCCAGAGCGCGTCGCGGCCCTCGACGCCACGGGCGTCGGCCAGCGAGGCCCAGAGCCGGGAGGCGTCGCGCAGGCGGCGCGGCCGCAGCTCCAGGCCGACCAGGGTGGCGAAGGTCTGCTCGGCCGGGCCGCCGGCGGCGCGGCGGCGGCGGACCGTCTCGCGCAGCGCGTCGGCCTGCGGCAGGTGCGGCTCGGCGGCGGCGTGCACCACCGCGTCCACCCAGCCCTCGACCAGTGCGAGGGCCGTCTCCAGGCGGGCCAGCGCGGCCTTCTGGGCGGGGGTGTCCTCGGGCTGGAGCAGGCCGCCGGCCAGCGCCTCCTGGAGCGCCTCGGGGTTGGCCGGGTCGAGCTGGCCGACCAGCTCCTCCATTCGGGTGGTGTCCACCTTGATGCCGCGGGCGTACGCCTCGACCGCGCCGAACAGGTGGGCCCGCAGCCACGGCACGTGGGCGAACAGGCGCTGGTGGGCGGCCTCGCGCAGGGCCAGGTAGAGCCGGACCTCCTCGGCGGGCACGCTCAGGCCCTCGCCGAACTCGGCCACGTTCTGCGGCAGCAGGGCGGCCTTGCCGGCCGGGGCGAGCGGCAGGCCCACGTCGGTCGAGCCGACCACCTCGGCGGCCAGGGCGCCGAGCGCCTGGCCGATCTGGGTGCCGAACATCGCGCCGCCCATCGAGCGCATCACGCCCATCAGCGGGCCGGCCATGGCCTGCATCTCCTCGGGCAGCACGCCGCCCATGGCGTTGCCGACCCGCTCGGCCACCGGGTCGACCAGGTCCTTCCAGACCGGCAGGGTCGCCTCGACCCACTCGGCCCGGCTCCAGGCGACGGCGGTGCCGGCCCCGGAGGGGAACTCGGTGACCGAGTCGAGCCAGAGGTCGGCCAGGCGAACGGCCTCGGCCACGGCGGTGCGCTCGGTGGCGCTCACCGACCGGTCCTTGGCCTTGCCCTCGGGCTGCTCGGCCACCACGGTCTGCCGGGCGATGTCCTTGGCCAGGTCCCAGTTGACCGGGCCGCCGTCGAAGGAGAGCATCTGGCCGAGCTGCTGGAAGGCGGCGCCCAGGTCGTTGGGGTTGAGCCCGCCGAGCATCGCGCCGAAGGGGTTGTCCCCGCCCGGGCCGCCGGGCGCGCCGCCCATGCCGAAGAGCGCGCCGAAGGGGTTGCCCGCGCCGAACCCGAAGGACTGCGACGGCGTGGGCTCGGAGCCCTGACCGCCGTCCTTGTCCTTCTTGGCCTTGTTCTCGTCGGGCTCCTCCGGCGGAACGCCGAATCCGAAGGGGAGGTCGTCGCTCACGGGATCCTCGATCTGGTCGGCCGTCACGCGGGGGTGCAACGGGGGGAGTGCGAGCCCGTGGAGCGGGGGAGCGAGCGGCCCGGCTCGCGCCGGGTGCCACCACGGGGCCCGCGCCTCGGGCAGGATGGACGGTACGTGACACTCGTACGTACGCACATAAGCTAACCGTGGAGGATGGCCGGTGAGTTCCCCGCCTTCGGACGTTCGCTCTGGGCTGACCGGAGGTGAGGACGGCCCCGCTGCCACGGGTTCGCCGCCTCCAGCCTACGGCGGCAGGCCGTTGACCGTGGCCGTCACGGGGGCCGCCGGGCCGCTCGGTGAGCGGGTCGCGGCCCGGCTGGTGGCCCAGCCCGGGGTCCGCAAGGTGCTCGCGCTGGACGACCGCCGGGGCGACGTGCCCGGCGCCCAGTGGCGGGTGCTCGACGTCCGCGACCCGGCCGTGGCCGAACGGCTCGCCGGGGTGGACGTGGTGGTGCACCTGGCGATGGACCTCGGCATGGAGAGCGACCCGCGCGCCCGGAGCGCGTACAACGTGCGGGGCGCGCAGACGGTGCTGACCGCCGGTGCGGCGGCCGGCGTGAGCCGGGTGGTGCTCTGCACCTCGGCCATGGTCTACGGCGCGCTGGCCGACAACGAGGTGCCGCTGGCCGAGGACGCCGAGCTGCGGGCCACCGAGGAGGCCTCGCTGGTCGGCGACCTGCTGGAGATCGAGCGCCTCGCCCGCCGCGCGCCGCGCGCCCACCCCGGGCTCCAGGTCACCGTGCTGCGGCCCGCCGTGGTGGTCGGCCCCGGCGTGGACACCGTGCTGACCAGGCACTTCGAGGCGCCCCGGCTGCTCGTGGTGGCCGGCTCCCGCCCCTGCTGGCAGTTCTGCCACCTGGACGACCTGGCCGCGGCCCTGGAGTACGCGGCGCTCGGCCTGGTCGAGGGCGAGGTCACCGTCGGCTGCGACGGCTGGCTGGAGCAGGAGGACGTGGAGACCCTCTCCGGCATCCGCCGGATGGAGCTGCCCGCCTCGCTCGCCCTGGGCACCGCGGCCCGGCTGCACCGGCTCGGCCTCACCCCGGCCCCGGCCGGGGACCTCGCGTACACCATGTATCCCTGGGTGGTCTCCGGCAACCGCCTGCACGAGGCCGGCTGGCGCCCCTCCCGGACCAACGAGGAGGTGCTCGGCGAGCTGCTCGAACAGGTCACCGGCAAGCACGCGGTGGCCGGCCGGCGCCTGGGCGGCAAGGAGGCCGCGACCAGTCTGGGCGCGGCGGGTGCCACGGTGGCGCTGATCGGCACCGCGGCGCTGGTGCGGCGAGCACGGAAACAGCGGCGGTTCTGACCCCGATAGGTTCTCGCATCGTGAAATTTCGGAATCGTGATGCGGAAGTGTCTTGCTCCTGACCGGGCCCGATGAGGAAAAATGGTGAGCATGTCCGAGAACCACGACCCGATCCGTCTGCTGGCGATCCGCGAGACCCCGCTCTCGCTGGACGAGGTCTACGCGGCGGTGGGTGACGACGCCGCCGGCGGCACCACCCTCTTCGTCGGCACCGTCCGCGACCACGACGGCGGCAAGTCGGTGGCCGCGCTGGAGTACAGCGCGCACCCGACGGCCGAGCAGGAGATGCGGCGGATCGCCGAGAAGATCTGCGTCGACTTCCCGGTGAAGGCGCTGGCCGCCGTGCACCGGGTCGGCCGGCTGGAGATCACCGACAAGGCCGTCATCGTCGCCGTCTCCTGCGCCCATCGGGGCGAGGCCTTCGCCGCCGCCCGCCGCTTGATCGACGACCTCAAGCACGAGGTGCCGATCTGGAAGCACCAGGTGTTCAGCGACGGCCAGGAGGAGTGGGTCGGCGCCGGGGAGTGCTGACGGCCCGTCGGGCGCCGAGGTCACCCGGGTGGCTTCCCGCTGATCGTACGAATACTCCCCGCCGGTGAGCCGAATCCCCCGGCCCGTAACCCGGATGGCGCCGCAACCGTTCACGGCCCGGGTGGTTAATCTGCTCATAGACACGACGAGCTGGGAGTACGGAACATGGCTGCGCTCGCCTGGTTGATCATCCCCGTGGTGGCGGCAGTGCTCGCGATGGTGTGGGCCGGCTGGGCCGCCCGCACGCCCCGCGCCACCGGTGACCCGGCCTCGCTGGCCGAGCACCAGCGCTTCCTCGCCGCGATGGAGCGCAGCACGGCCGCCGGTGGCGCCACCGCGATGCGGGCCTCGGACGACGCACGGAAGTAGCCCGGGCAGCCGGTCCGCAGGAACGTCCCGTACTGTCGAGCCATGCCACGCCGCTCTGCGACGATGCTCGCCGCCACGCTGACGCTCATAGCACTGCTCTGTGTCTCGGTGCTCCTCAAGGTGCCGTACTCCGAGATGAGCCCCGGCCCGACGTACAACACGCTCGGCGCGCAGGAGGACGACGGCAAGCCGGTGATCACCATCACCGGCCACCAGACCTACCCGACCTCCGGGCACCTCAACATGACCACCGTCCAGGTGACCGGGGCCAAGTACGAGCCGAGCCTGGTCTCGGCGGTGGTGGGGTGGCTGCGGGACGACGTGCTCGTGGTGCCGCACGACAACCTCTACCCGCAGGGCCAGACCGACCAGCAGGCGCAGCAGGTCAACGCGGAGGAGTTCGCCTCCTCCGAGGACAGTGCCAAGACGGCGGCGCTCACCCAGCTCGGCATCCCCTTCGGCACCGAGGTGATGGTGAGCTCGGTGATCGCGGGCGGGCCCTCCGAGGGCAAGCTGCACGCGGGCGACCAGATCGTGGCGATAGACGGCACCAAGGTCACCCAGAAGGCTCAGGTCGCGCAGCTGGTCAGCAAGCACAAGCCCGGTGACACGGTGAACTTCACCGTCGTCCCGCACGGCAAGACCAGCCCCACCCCGGCCGCCGCCGACGAGTCCACCGTCCCTGTGGTCACCGCCAAGGCCCCCGACGAGGACCGCGCGATCGTCGGCATCATGCCCGGCGTCACCCACACCTTCCCGTTCACCATCGACATCGGCCTCCAGGACGTGGGCGGCCCGAGCGCGGGCCTGATGTTCTCCCTGGGCATCATCGACAAGCTCACCCCCACCGACCTGACCGCCGGCAAGTTCGTGGCCGGCACCGGCACGATCGACGACGACGGCACCGTCGGCCCGATCGGCGGCATCGCGATGAAGCTGATCGCGGCCCGCGACAAGGGCGCCGAGTACTTCTTCGCTCCCGCGGCCAACTGCGCGGAGGCGGCCAAGGCCACCCCCAGCGGCCTCCACCTGATCAAGGTGGACAAGCTGAGCGACGCACTGGACGCTCTCGCCAAGATCCGCGACGGGAAGACGGATTCCCTGCCCAGTTGCAACCGCTAGGGGCGCGGGGAACTGCGCGCCCAGCCATGGAGCTCGCCGCAGTTCGCACAGATGCCCACGTGCACCGTCATCGGATAGTGCAAGTGGGCATCTGCGTAAGACAGCAGGAGTTGCAGGGTTGGCCGCGCCGTTCCCCGCGCCCCTGAAAAAATCAGCTGAACGTCGCCAGCAAGGCATCCGTCAGCCCCGGGACCAGGTCAGGACCCGTCAGGACCTCGCGGGCGAGGTCCTTGGACCGCAGCCGCAGGGCGGTCTCCTTGCTGCCGTCGCGCAGGACCGCGGCGGTGATGCGGACCTCTTCGCGGGCGGGGTGGTTGGCGACCCACTCGGCGAGCTGGGATTCGGTGGCGTTCTTGGGGCGGGTGTGCTCGGCGCCCGGGGGAAGCATCAGTCGCTCGACGACCAGCGCGCAGCCGGTGATCATGTCGGGCCAGGCGATGGTGCCGAGGAACTTGTCGAGCTCCATGCCGGCCGGGAGTTCGTCCTGCTCGATCGGGGTGAGGCCGGGCTCGCCCTCGGCGAGGCCGAGCTTGCCGGCCAGCTTCGGGTCGGTGCGCCGCAGCTGCGCGCTGTCGACCAGGGCGAAGAGCCGGGCCGGCAGGTCCCAGCCGAGGCCGGAGGCGTACTCGTCGATCTCCAGCGCGGCGCGGGTGAGCGGAGTGGCGGCGGGCGGGAGCGAGCTGCCGTCGGGGGTGTTCGGTGCATCGGACATGACCCAATCCTCACACGGGTGGGCCGCCGGGCGGATCCGGTG from Kitasatospora sp. MMS16-BH015 encodes:
- a CDS encoding WhiB family transcriptional regulator, encoding MTTVITPPLPSVPTDTITKADQADPPEVSLMQLTAIDDAEALGLPIPCRAFDPEVFFAETPADVEYAKSLCGTCPVKDACLTGALERREPWGVWGGELFVQGVVVARKRPRGRPRKTEVAA
- a CDS encoding AarF/ABC1/UbiB kinase family protein is translated as MSDMPRKAVSRTARLAALPLSFAGRATIGLGKRLGGRPADVVAAELQQQTAEQLFSTLGRLKGGAMKFGQAMSVFESALPEEVAGPYRAALTKLQDSAPAMPVKTVHTVLTEQLGPDWRENFREFEDTPAAAASIGQVHRAVWHDGRAVAVKIQYPGAGDALLSDLSQLARLAKVLGPLIPGMDIKPLIAELRERVSEELDYELEAKAQAAHAEEFAADADIAVPGVVSQTGTVLVTEWMDGTPLSQVIAGGSQAERDRAGQLLSRFLFAGPSRTGLLHADPHPGNFRLLKTDGPVESWRLGVLDFGTVDRLPGGLPAPIGVSLRLALAGDAGAVYRMLRQEGFVRPTITLDPDAVLDYLRPIIEPTRVEEFTFSREWMRSQAARIADPRSPAYELGKQLNLPPSYLLIHRVTLSTIGVLCQLGATVRLHEELTEWLPGFAKG
- a CDS encoding ThiF family adenylyltransferase gives rise to the protein MRPTLKPALSRVWRDQDTLQFGTLRRHARVVDEVSRPVAAFLDLLDGTRERPALLAAGERLGLGEGLAEELLGSLEQGGLLDDTAATTEALAHHPKARQELLAPDLASLSLVHPEPGEAAAVLTARARARVEVRGAGRVGAAIGTALAAAGVGTVDLLDQGRVTAADCSPAGLAPGEIGRLRSTAAREAVHRAVGAPPTARGRRPEGPPALVVLAPRDGSAAFAGLAAESQQLMRAGVPHLYVGVLEHLGVVGPLVVPGVSACGSCATLTRRDEDDCWPRLLAQLLPGAPGGPRSPACDTTLATALAGLAALHVTLHLDGVPPPSVDGWCEISAADGMTRRLRLRPHPECGCQW
- a CDS encoding M48 family metallopeptidase, with product MAAEPDSHRSASRRRARAASGSGVVTPSSRARSTELPPSTPSGPPASETGLPPLGPVEVRRSTRRSRTVSAYREGDRTIVLIPARMSPAEEQRWVAQMLDRLAAKESRRVLGDDALSARARELSATYLGGRAAPLHVRWVTNQNSRWGSCTPSEGTIRLSHRLQGMPEYVVDYVLLHELAHLLVPDHGPAFWALLESYPRTERARGYLEGVASAARLPHVPGAREE
- a CDS encoding NUDIX hydrolase; this encodes MSTTLHSDAVRALTAWTAYDGDQSGLRADYLTHLAAEPEGLFRACLPAHITASALVVDPAARRVLLTLHPKVGIWLQMGGHCEPGDESLAAAALREATEESGIAGLRLHTGPDGQPVPVKLDRHQVRCTGKDQPENTHLDVQYLALAPAGAEELISEESLDLRWFEYGRLPELTDVSVRELVALAEKLTA
- a CDS encoding zinc-dependent metalloprotease: MSDDLPFGFGVPPEEPDENKAKKDKDGGQGSEPTPSQSFGFGAGNPFGALFGMGGAPGGPGGDNPFGAMLGGLNPNDLGAAFQQLGQMLSFDGGPVNWDLAKDIARQTVVAEQPEGKAKDRSVSATERTAVAEAVRLADLWLDSVTEFPSGAGTAVAWSRAEWVEATLPVWKDLVDPVAERVGNAMGGVLPEEMQAMAGPLMGVMRSMGGAMFGTQIGQALGALAAEVVGSTDVGLPLAPAGKAALLPQNVAEFGEGLSVPAEEVRLYLALREAAHQRLFAHVPWLRAHLFGAVEAYARGIKVDTTRMEELVGQLDPANPEALQEALAGGLLQPEDTPAQKAALARLETALALVEGWVDAVVHAAAEPHLPQADALRETVRRRRAAGGPAEQTFATLVGLELRPRRLRDASRLWASLADARGVEGRDALWEHPDMLPTATDLDDPDGFVHRSPDGELEGGIDFDAFDKLLGEAAAGKGESSKDDASKDDAAKGNAAQDDAAKDDKNDGEDEPKA
- a CDS encoding NAD-dependent epimerase/dehydratase family protein, with the protein product MSSPPSDVRSGLTGGEDGPAATGSPPPAYGGRPLTVAVTGAAGPLGERVAARLVAQPGVRKVLALDDRRGDVPGAQWRVLDVRDPAVAERLAGVDVVVHLAMDLGMESDPRARSAYNVRGAQTVLTAGAAAGVSRVVLCTSAMVYGALADNEVPLAEDAELRATEEASLVGDLLEIERLARRAPRAHPGLQVTVLRPAVVVGPGVDTVLTRHFEAPRLLVVAGSRPCWQFCHLDDLAAALEYAALGLVEGEVTVGCDGWLEQEDVETLSGIRRMELPASLALGTAARLHRLGLTPAPAGDLAYTMYPWVVSGNRLHEAGWRPSRTNEEVLGELLEQVTGKHAVAGRRLGGKEAATSLGAAGATVALIGTAALVRRARKQRRF
- a CDS encoding molybdenum cofactor biosynthesis protein MoaE — encoded protein: MSENHDPIRLLAIRETPLSLDEVYAAVGDDAAGGTTLFVGTVRDHDGGKSVAALEYSAHPTAEQEMRRIAEKICVDFPVKALAAVHRVGRLEITDKAVIVAVSCAHRGEAFAAARRLIDDLKHEVPIWKHQVFSDGQEEWVGAGEC
- a CDS encoding PDZ domain-containing protein: MPRRSATMLAATLTLIALLCVSVLLKVPYSEMSPGPTYNTLGAQEDDGKPVITITGHQTYPTSGHLNMTTVQVTGAKYEPSLVSAVVGWLRDDVLVVPHDNLYPQGQTDQQAQQVNAEEFASSEDSAKTAALTQLGIPFGTEVMVSSVIAGGPSEGKLHAGDQIVAIDGTKVTQKAQVAQLVSKHKPGDTVNFTVVPHGKTSPTPAAADESTVPVVTAKAPDEDRAIVGIMPGVTHTFPFTIDIGLQDVGGPSAGLMFSLGIIDKLTPTDLTAGKFVAGTGTIDDDGTVGPIGGIAMKLIAARDKGAEYFFAPAANCAEAAKATPSGLHLIKVDKLSDALDALAKIRDGKTDSLPSCNR
- a CDS encoding PPA1309 family protein, whose amino-acid sequence is MSDAPNTPDGSSLPPAATPLTRAALEIDEYASGLGWDLPARLFALVDSAQLRRTDPKLAGKLGLAEGEPGLTPIEQDELPAGMELDKFLGTIAWPDMITGCALVVERLMLPPGAEHTRPKNATESQLAEWVANHPAREEVRITAAVLRDGSKETALRLRSKDLAREVLTGPDLVPGLTDALLATFS